The following are encoded together in the Lathyrus oleraceus cultivar Zhongwan6 chromosome 3, CAAS_Psat_ZW6_1.0, whole genome shotgun sequence genome:
- the LOC127126098 gene encoding uncharacterized protein LOC127126098 yields the protein MNTLKKINSESTELPDCIISHIFSLLSLKNLVKTSALSKQWYHEWGLRKDLTFDLHNMFDYSTVPELPTTLPPFQQIQFQFAASLYNFMQTYPGDMISSIRVKFPLGIDHTYAIDGLIHKGVLKGANRIELLFACETDFNIQPYKFLFPFLSGPNSLTYLHLQNCHLAATMEFSGLKNLRTLVLTIVPVKQNMLHYLFFNCIHLENFSLNQCLFLSDLKITSPSLLHLNINCGPIISWRNIDIIASKLLSIEFSSDCNYDRSLRMVNIKSHMLFKFSYKCGNISNLVDFSGLRNVTTIEFDGLRECLQSEVITHLFSECLQLQDVTFKECNIKCDMKISGSRMENVYNFGTIARLHLLEDLTMHLGLSQISVLRKDLVRFQNLRQLKLFIVGAYKPERDYLWILDIAMASPHLQKLSLTIRNGNSKTSHMVGSQRQRREHVRFIHKDLKYVELHGCVCSITVIELASHLLRSATLLKQITFSCRHNFYIGAGRWTLDFDGCCWFERNFIHEHLKDEVNEQCRLIIL from the exons ATGAATACTCTGAAAAAAATCAATAGTGAGTCAACTGAGTTGCCAGATTGTATTATATCGCATATCTTTTCCCTGTTAAGTTTGAAAAATTTGGTAAAAACGAGTGCTTTGTCCAAACAATGGTATCACGAATGGGGATTAAGGAAGGACCTTACTTTTGATCTCCATAACATGTTTGACTATAGTACAGTTCCAGAGTTACCAACAACCCTTCCACCCTTTCAACAGATTCAATTTCAATTTGCCGCAAGTTTGTATAATTTCATGCAGACTTATCCTGGTGACATGATAAGTTCAATCCGAGTAAAATTTCCATTAGGTATCGATCATACTTATGCCATTGATGGATTGATTCACAAAGGAGTTCTTAAAGGGGCCAATCGTATTGAGCTGCTCTTCGCATGTGAAACTGATTTTAATATACAGCCCTACAAATTTTTATTTCCTTTCTTGTCTGGCCCTAATTCTCTCACATATCTGCACCTACAGAATTGCCACCTAGCAGCAACTATGGAATTTTCtggattgaagaatttgaggaCTCTTGTGTTGACTATAGTTCCTGTGAAGCAGAATATGCTTCATTATCTCTTTTTCAACTGCATCCATCTTGAGAACTTCTCTCTTAATCAATGTCTGTTCCTATCTGACTTAAAAATAACTAGTCCATCATTGCTTCATTTGAACATTAACTGCGGGCCTATCATTTCATGGAGGAATATTGATATCATTGCATCAAAACTCTTATCCATTGAATTTTCTTCTGACTGTAACTACGACCGTTCATTACGCATGGTGAACATTAAGTCTCATATGTTATTCAAGTTTAGCTACAAATGTGGTAACATTTCTAATCTTGTTGATTTTTCTGGACTGAGAAATGTGACAACAATTGAGTTCGATGGACTCCGTGAATGTCTCCAAAGTGAAGTCATAACTCATTTGTTTTCTGAATGTCTCCAACTTCAAGATGTCACCTTTAAGGAGTGCAACATAAAGTGTGATATGAAAATTAGTG GTTCAAGAATGGAAAATGTATATAACTTTGGTACAATTGCAAGATTACATCTGCTTGAGGATTTAACTATGCATCTGGGCCTTTCACAG ATATCCGTGTTAAGGAAGGATTTGGTTCGATTTCAAAATCTTAGACAATTGAAATTGTTTATTGTCGGAGCATATAAACCTGAAAGGGACTACTTGTGGATTTTAGATATTGCAATGGCTTCTCCGCATCTCCAAAAACTTTCTCTAACG ATTAGAAATGGAAATTCGAAAACATCACATATGGTTGGATCTCAGAGGCAAAGAAGAGAACATGTCAGGTTTATTCATAAGGATTTAAAGTATGTGGAGTTACATGGTTGTGTTTGCTCCATAACTGTAATCGAGTTAGCTAGTCATCTATTGAGGAGTGCAACCTTGCTTAAACAAATTACTTTCAGTTGTCGTCACAATTTCTATATAGGCGCTGGAAGATGGACTTTGGATTTCGATGGTTGTTGTTGGTTTGAGCGGAATTTTATTCATGAGCATCTAAAAGATGAAGTAAATGAACAATGTCGGCTCATAATTTTGTAG